One Podarcis raffonei isolate rPodRaf1 chromosome 3, rPodRaf1.pri, whole genome shotgun sequence genomic region harbors:
- the RSAD2 gene encoding radical S-adenosyl methionine domain-containing protein 2, protein MMLSPPRHLLGLLLRALAALWSSLAPLWLWGAPGRRLPAPEKGSPSGTPVPLSVNYHFTRQCNYKCGFCFHTAKTSFVLPLQEAKRGLSLLKQAGMEKINFSGGEPFLHERGEFVGKLVQFCKEDLQLPSVSIVSNGSMIKERWFRCYGKYLDILAVSCDSFYEEVNVLIGRGQGRKSHVENLQKLKKWCQDYGVAFKINSVINRFNMEEDMNEHIKALNPVRWKVFQCLLIEGENTGEEALREAKRFVISDEDFERFLHRHKDVSCLVPESNQKMRDSYLILDEYMRFLNCANGRKEPSRSILDVGVEDAIKFSGFDENMFFKRGGKYVWSKADMALEW, encoded by the exons ATGATGCTCTCGCCTCCCCGCCACCTGCTCGGCCTCCTGCTCCGCGCTCTGGCCGCGCTCTGGAGCAGCCTGGcgcccctctggctctgggggGCTCCCGGGCGCCGCCTGCCCGCCCCGGAGAAAGGGAGCCCCTCCGGGACGCCGGTGCCGCTTAGCGTCAACTACCACTTCACTCGGCAGTGCAACTACAAGTGCGGCTTCTGCTTCCACACAGCCAAGACCTCCTTCGTGTTGCCCCTGCAGGAAGCCAAGAGAGGGCTCAGCTTGCTCAAGCAGGcgg GCATGGAGAAAATAAACTTTTCAGGAGGGGAGCCGTTTCTGCACGAGAGAGGAGAATTTGTTGGGAAGCTGGTCCAGTTCTGCAAGGAAGACCTTCAGCTGCCGAGCGTTAGCATCGTGAGCAATGGAAGTATGATCAAGGAAAGATGGTTCAGATGCTATG GGAAATACCTAGACATACTTGCAGTGTCGTGTGACAGCTTCTACGAGGAAGTCAATGTTTTGATTGGCCGTGGGCAAGGGAGGAAAAGCCATGTTGAGAATCTCCAAAAATTGAAGAAGTGGTGCCAAGATTATGGTGTGGCTTTCAAAATAAACTCCGTGATTAACAGATTCAACATGGAAGAGGATATGAACGAGCACATTAAAGCTCTAAACCCTGTCCGTTGGAAG GTATTTCAGTGCCTGCTCATCGAAGGAGAAAATACAGGGGAAGAGGCTCTGAGAGAAGCGAAGAGATTTGTCATCAGCGACGAAGATTTTGAACGATTCCTGCATCGTCATAAAGATGTCTCGTGCTTGGTGCCTGAATCTAATCAAAAG ATGAGAGATTCATACTTAATTCTGGATGAATAT ATGCGTTTTCTAAACTGTGCAAATGGCCGGAAAGAACCTTCCCGATCTATCCTGGATGTAGGTGTAGAAGACGCAATAAAATTCAGTGGATTTGATGAAAATATGTTTTTCAAGCGAGGAGGAAAATACGTCTGGAGCAAAGCAGATATGGCACTAGAATGGTGA